CGGCTTGGTCAAGATCGCGTGAACCAACCGGGTCAATAGTGACCAACGGCAAGTCGAGGAGATCCTCGCGCGAATCGCTATACCTATCGGTTACGCGCGCAGCTTCCTCATGGATCTGAGGTTCAAAACCACGGGTGACACCAAATTCTTGGGCCACTGGATGAAAGTCAAGTGCTGCGGCATAGAGCTTCATGCAGCCCAATTGTTCCACAGGACAAAAATCTATGCAGGGCGAATGAGCCGATCTATAAGCCGGATTCTGTACCACAAGCAGTGCTTGTAGTGGCGATCATCCATCTCGTCGCGGCCATTGCTGACCGCCTCTAGCAGCTACCTGCAGGCTCTGCGAGCAGCATCAACACCTGCACAGACATACCATTGGATACGTCCTCATGCCTTGCTCCCGGTGGGGTTTACCTGGCCAAACCAGTCACCTGATCTGCCGGTGCGCTCTTACCGCACCCTTTCACCCTTACCACCAACATCAGCTGGTGGCGGTCTACTCTCTGTTGCACTTTCCCGCGGATTGCTCCGGGTTGTTGTTAACAACCACCGTGCTCTGTGGAGTCCGGACTTTCCTCGGCCGACGCTTAGGTGGATAACCACCTAGTTCATCGAACGCAATCACCCGATCGACTCATTCGCAACGCATAACCTTACACCTGCAGGGTTTAGGCCTCCAAGTGGGAGGTGTCGTTGAACAGTCGCAGGCAGGTTGGGCCGTCGGAGTAGAACTCAGCGATGGACAATGATGCCAAGTCGAGGTGGGCCTTATGGAAAAACGACGGTCCAGCATCGAGTGCTTGGCGCACAATTGCCTTAATGGGCGTGACGTGGCTGACTACCAATACATTGGCTGCACCGTAGTCTTGCTGTAGCTGCTCACGAGTTTTTTTCACCCGCTTACTCACAGCCTGCAGGGATTCGCCGCCAGGAGGTGCGACAGAAGTGTCGGCCAGCCATTTATCGTGAAGCTCAGGATCGAGATTGCGTGCTTCATCGAAGGATTTTCCATCCCACAGACCGAAGTCAGTTTCGATGAGGCCATCAACGATGCGTACCTCCATCCCCATGAGCGAGGCAACAGCTTCGGCTGTTTGACGGGTGCGGATCAGTGGCGATGCCACGATGGCATCGATTCCGCCGCGGTCAGCAAGTCGTCGAGCAGCTGCCTGCGCTTGCTGTTCGCCGAGTTCGGAGAGTTTCGGGTTGGAGCGTCCGGAGTATTGGCGCGCTGCCGACATCGCAGTTTGGCCATGACGGAGCAGAAGAAGCCTTGTGGGATCGGTGGTTGCACCATTCCAGTTGGTGGGCTTAGTTTCAGGGCAGTTGAGGTCGGTCTTCTCAGCCGCTTCAGACTCAGCTCCTCCAATGATGCCCTCCGGCGCGCCCGCAGCTGCGGCGTCCATGGCTACGTTGGACAGCGCGTCGGCACGCTTGTTTTTCTCGCGCGGAATCCAGGTGTAGCTCACCTCGCCGATGGCTGCGGCAATCTTGTTTGCCTCCATGGCGAGGACTTTCATGTCGGGATGCTTGATTTTCCACCGACCCGACATTTGTTCCACCACAAGTTTGGAGTCCATGTAGACATCCACTGAGGTCGCGCCTAGTTCATGAGCAGCTTTGAGGCCTTCCAGCAGTCCGCGATATTCGGCGACATTGTTGGTGGCTTTGGTGCCCACCACGTAGGCGATTTCGCGGAGGACCTCAGCTTTGTTTTCCGAATAGACTACGGTGCCAGATCCGGCGACCCCGGGGTTACCCCGGGAGCCACCATCGGCCTCAATAACTAATTTCACGTCGTTTATGCCTTAGGAAATGTCGGTGATCAGGTAGGAGCCACATTCTGGGCACTGTGGGACCTCACCCTTTGGGGTGTTGCGGATTTCTGCGATGCCCGATGCTGAAAGAACCATCGCGCAGCCACCGCAGGAGCGACCGTTAAACAGTGCAGCACCAACGCCGTTTTCTAGGCGCTGTGCACGGAATTCTGCCAAAGCTGCGTCAGGAAGCTGCTCTTCCAATGCGGCTATAACCACTGCTGGGTCTTCTGCTTCCTGGCTCTTAGCCTCTGCTTCAGCAACGGCCTCACGAGCTTCGGCTACTTTGCGTTCTGCATCCTTGACGCGAGACTGCGCCAAGTCACGGTTGTTGCGCAGCGCGTGGATTTCGTTGTGTGCTTCCTGCAGCTCGCTCATCAGGTCAGCGATACGGGACTTTGCTGTGTACACATCGTGGCTCAAGTCGCGGCGACGGTTCTCATCGGTTTCCGCGCCGAGAGCGTCTTGGCCGTCCTTCTTGCGACGACGCAGTTTGCGCTCATCAGATTGGATGCGCAGGATTTCATTCTCCATATCATCCACAGCCATTTGGGCAGCAGATGCAGCATCGCGCAGGCGGGTTTGCTCAGACACAGCCACATCCAGGGCATCCTGCTCGGGTGAGGTGGTCTTGGCGTTGCCACCAGCTGCTTGAGCGCGAAGGGCGGTGGACAGGTCGAGCAGTACCTTCTGGAGTGGTTGTTCCAGCTTCATCTGAGTTCTCCTTTTTAGTTCTCAACTATTATTCGCCTGGATTCGCGGGGACGGCAGCCTGTGGTTGGGCGGCCATCGTCCACGGATCAGTGCGGATCGAAATAACATCAACATCTACCTGCGGGGCTCGCGCTTTCAGGATGTCCCCTGCTTGGGACGTCCAAGGAAATTCACTGGCCCAGTGTGCGGTATCAATCACCGCAGGACCACCGTCGCGAAGATATTCATCAACAGGATGGTGGCGCAGATCGGACGTGACATATACGTCTACACCGAGCTTAATCACATCGTTTAAGAAACTGTCACCCGACCCAGATGAAACAGCCACACGCTGCACCTTTTGCTCCGGATCGCCCGTCGCACGCACGCCCCACGCCGTAGCCGGCAAATTATTAGCCACTTGTTGCACGAAATCCCGCAACGTCATTGGCTCTGGCAACTCACCCACGCGACCCAAACCAGTGGCGGTGTCCAAGGATTCGCCCGATTGCATTTCCACAATGTCAAAAGCGGGTTCCTCGTACGGATGAGTACTGCGAAGCACCGACGTCAGTCGCGCGCGCAGGTTGCGCGGGGCAACAAACTCGATGCGCAACTCGGCGTCCTTAAAAAGCTTATCGACGCTCCCCTCCGTCGGATTCGCTCCCTCAAGCGGGCGAAATTGCCCTGTTCCTTCGATCTCAAATGCGCACTCCCGGTACTCGCCGATCGCGCCAGCTCCGGCGTCGAAAAGCTTGGTTTTTAGGGTGGCAGCATCCTTGGGCAAAACGTGCACGCCCCACTTGTCCATGGCGCCAACAAATCGCGGTGAGATGGGCCTGCCAGCAGTAATTCCCACCAGTTCCGCCAAGCGATCGTTCACACCAGGGCGTGCGGAATCCGCATTGGTGTGTGCGGCAAAAAGCGCCACTCCCCCACGAATCAACGTGTGAATGACCTTGCCTTTGGGTTGATCAGCAGCCACAGATGTTACACCGCGTAGCAGCAACGGATGGTGAATGATGAGCATGTCCACGCCCATCTCAACGGCCCTTTCAGCCACCTCTTGTGTGCAGTCCAACGCGAGCGCAATCTTGGACACCGAATCCTGAGGATCACCGCAGATCAACCCCACTTTGTCCCAGCTTTCCGCCAATGCAGGTGGGTAGGCGTCGTCCAAAATGGATCGGATATCGCCAACGGTCATCTCACTCACGGGCACACACTCCTGAAAACTAGCGGTCGTCGGTTTCCTAGTGTAGCCGTGTGCACTTTGCACGCACTCATACCGAGCACACAAAATTCTGGCAAGGTTGTGGTTGTGACTAAGCAGCAAAAAACGCTTCTCTTTGACCTTGACGGCACGCTGGTCGATTCTTTCCCCGGCATCCGCACTTCCTTTCTCCACACCCTGAAGGAAAAGAATTGGCCAATCCCGACTGAGGAACGCATCGCCCGCATCCCTGGTCCTCCCATGGAGTGGACTTTTCAGGATCTAGGCATGACACAAGCTCAAGCCCAGGAGGCGTTGAAAACATACATTGAGCACTATGGCTTGGTGGGCTGGGACCTTTCCGAAGCTTTCCCCGGCATGCGAGATCTACTTATCCGCCTCAAAGAACAGGGTTTCCGCCTGTGCACCGCCACCTCTAAAGGCGAATTTTTCGCCGAAAAGGTGCTGCGCAAATTTGAGATGTTTG
The window above is part of the Corynebacterium deserti GIMN1.010 genome. Proteins encoded here:
- a CDS encoding bifunctional RNase H/acid phosphatase, yielding MKLVIEADGGSRGNPGVAGSGTVVYSENKAEVLREIAYVVGTKATNNVAEYRGLLEGLKAAHELGATSVDVYMDSKLVVEQMSGRWKIKHPDMKVLAMEANKIAAAIGEVSYTWIPREKNKRADALSNVAMDAAAAGAPEGIIGGAESEAAEKTDLNCPETKPTNWNGATTDPTRLLLLRHGQTAMSAARQYSGRSNPKLSELGEQQAQAAARRLADRGGIDAIVASPLIRTRQTAEAVASLMGMEVRIVDGLIETDFGLWDGKSFDEARNLDPELHDKWLADTSVAPPGGESLQAVSKRVKKTREQLQQDYGAANVLVVSHVTPIKAIVRQALDAGPSFFHKAHLDLASLSIAEFYSDGPTCLRLFNDTSHLEA
- a CDS encoding HAD family hydrolase — translated: MTKQQKTLLFDLDGTLVDSFPGIRTSFLHTLKEKNWPIPTEERIARIPGPPMEWTFQDLGMTQAQAQEALKTYIEHYGLVGWDLSEAFPGMRDLLIRLKEQGFRLCTATSKGEFFAEKVLRKFEMFDLFEFLGAATDNGNRRSKPAVIKHVLDSVGLEEPSDILMIGDRSHDIEGSKEFGIDCVAVTWGYGEESEWAHARYCATDAEELERIIHEWA
- a CDS encoding zinc ribbon domain-containing protein, which gives rise to MKLEQPLQKVLLDLSTALRAQAAGGNAKTTSPEQDALDVAVSEQTRLRDAASAAQMAVDDMENEILRIQSDERKLRRRKKDGQDALGAETDENRRRDLSHDVYTAKSRIADLMSELQEAHNEIHALRNNRDLAQSRVKDAERKVAEAREAVAEAEAKSQEAEDPAVVIAALEEQLPDAALAEFRAQRLENGVGAALFNGRSCGGCAMVLSASGIAEIRNTPKGEVPQCPECGSYLITDIS
- a CDS encoding Nif3-like dinuclear metal center hexameric protein yields the protein MSEMTVGDIRSILDDAYPPALAESWDKVGLICGDPQDSVSKIALALDCTQEVAERAVEMGVDMLIIHHPLLLRGVTSVAADQPKGKVIHTLIRGGVALFAAHTNADSARPGVNDRLAELVGITAGRPISPRFVGAMDKWGVHVLPKDAATLKTKLFDAGAGAIGEYRECAFEIEGTGQFRPLEGANPTEGSVDKLFKDAELRIEFVAPRNLRARLTSVLRSTHPYEEPAFDIVEMQSGESLDTATGLGRVGELPEPMTLRDFVQQVANNLPATAWGVRATGDPEQKVQRVAVSSGSGDSFLNDVIKLGVDVYVTSDLRHHPVDEYLRDGGPAVIDTAHWASEFPWTSQAGDILKARAPQVDVDVISIRTDPWTMAAQPQAAVPANPGE